The following coding sequences are from one Candidatus Nitrohelix vancouverensis window:
- a CDS encoding phosphocholine cytidylyltransferase family protein → MKAIILAAGEGKRLRPLTDHQPKCMVPLWGKPILVHLFDAMNQIDLSRIVLVTGYKKDILEENFNFENVVFHHNPAYDSTNMVASLFCAESEFDDDLIISYSDIAYHANVLKQITQSPHDLSIVIDRRWRSLWELRMENPLNDAETLKLGEGGTIIELGQKPLSYDDIQGQYIGLIKISKNALSTVSNMYHHLDRNMIFDKQNFANMYMTSFLQLLINSGVPAHAVFIDGGWVEVDSQADLEMYANHPQLLNGIF, encoded by the coding sequence ATGAAAGCCATTATACTGGCCGCAGGAGAAGGAAAACGTTTGCGCCCCTTAACAGACCATCAGCCAAAATGCATGGTTCCCTTATGGGGCAAACCCATACTCGTTCATTTGTTTGACGCCATGAATCAGATTGACTTGTCCAGAATCGTGCTTGTAACGGGATACAAAAAAGATATCCTAGAGGAAAACTTCAATTTTGAAAACGTTGTTTTTCACCACAATCCAGCGTATGACTCGACCAATATGGTCGCTTCGTTATTTTGCGCAGAATCCGAATTCGACGATGACCTTATCATTTCTTATTCGGACATTGCATACCATGCGAACGTTCTCAAACAAATCACTCAATCGCCTCATGATTTATCTATCGTCATCGACCGGCGATGGCGTTCGCTTTGGGAGCTTCGCATGGAAAACCCGCTGAATGATGCTGAAACTTTGAAACTTGGCGAGGGAGGAACAATCATCGAGTTGGGTCAAAAACCTCTATCCTATGACGACATACAGGGCCAATATATTGGATTGATTAAAATCTCTAAAAACGCTTTGTCCACCGTCTCAAACATGTACCACCACCTGGATCGAAATATGATATTCGACAAACAAAACTTTGCCAATATGTACATGACCAGTTTTCTACAGTTACTGATTAATAGTGGAGTACCCGCTCATGCTGTTTTTATCGATGGGGGCTGGGTGGAAGTGGATTCGCAGGCTGATCTGGAAATGTATGCAAACCATCCACAGCTACTAAACGGCATATTCTGA
- a CDS encoding CBS domain-containing protein: MSIHRTELLKALLITEDESIKSAMQKLIDTAERILFITDSKGFLVGTLTDGDIRRGIIGGMKLSESVRKIMSLKFVSLSSTADDLRNKARQLMLKHRIEHIPVVDNQGVLVDLILGADFLENEENTPISPQKKKENEVVIMAGGMGTRLDPFTKILPKPLLPLKGIPVIEHILAGFHKFGFSKFKLILNYKKEMIKLFLSDNQYDFDIDFVYEGEFLGTAGGLHLLKDKIDKTFVLTNCDTILKGDPQQIIDWHHQKDNLLTIVGSHKEIPVPYGVLQFNGGKFDQIDEKPKLDLFINTGTYILSPEVFNHIKADEFLNMDSLIRILMQTRTDSVGVFPHWDGWFDMGQWDEYRQSVEKIDNSLSGFQP, translated from the coding sequence TTGAGCATACATCGCACAGAACTACTGAAAGCTCTGCTTATTACAGAAGATGAGTCCATCAAATCCGCAATGCAAAAACTCATTGATACCGCCGAGAGGATTTTATTTATCACCGATTCCAAAGGCTTTCTGGTGGGAACCTTGACCGATGGGGATATTCGTCGAGGCATTATAGGCGGCATGAAACTTTCTGAGTCCGTTCGTAAAATCATGAGTCTGAAATTTGTTTCCCTATCTTCGACAGCCGATGATTTGAGAAACAAAGCCCGCCAACTCATGCTCAAACACCGTATTGAACACATCCCGGTGGTAGATAATCAAGGGGTTTTGGTTGATTTAATTTTAGGCGCAGACTTTTTAGAAAACGAAGAAAACACACCCATTTCACCGCAGAAGAAAAAAGAAAATGAAGTTGTTATCATGGCGGGCGGAATGGGCACTCGGCTGGACCCGTTCACAAAAATTCTTCCCAAACCCCTGCTGCCCTTAAAAGGCATCCCTGTAATAGAACATATTTTAGCCGGATTTCACAAATTCGGGTTTTCTAAATTCAAACTCATATTGAACTACAAAAAAGAGATGATCAAACTCTTTCTCTCTGACAACCAATATGATTTCGATATTGACTTCGTCTATGAAGGTGAATTTCTGGGGACTGCCGGCGGCTTGCATTTACTGAAGGACAAAATAGACAAAACTTTTGTATTGACCAATTGCGATACAATTCTGAAAGGCGACCCGCAACAGATTATTGACTGGCATCATCAGAAAGACAATTTATTGACAATCGTCGGCTCTCACAAAGAAATCCCGGTTCCATATGGCGTCCTGCAATTTAATGGAGGCAAGTTTGACCAGATTGATGAAAAACCGAAGCTGGACCTTTTTATAAATACAGGTACTTACATACTTTCCCCGGAAGTGTTCAACCACATCAAAGCCGATGAATTCCTAAACATGGACAGTCTGATCAGAATTTTAATGCAGACCCGAACCGACAGCGTTGGCGTCTTTCCCCATTGGGACGGTTGGTTCGATATGGGACAATGGGATGAATACAGGCAAAGTGTTGAAAAAATCGATAATTCGCTGTCGGGTTTTCAACCTTGA
- a CDS encoding MBOAT family protein — MNFSSDIFIFLFLPSCVCIFFLVAPRLRIVVVLGFSLLFYGASGMLPLLLLVASSVWAYFIAPQIQKRKWVAWFAVVPPLAALYLFKYLDFSLTLTGAEDVRSSLYFILSISMPAGISFYTFQIIGYLIDVYDGRLKPEKNLLQFCAFISFFPQLIAGPILRYDQICSQLERLDQKGKIPADFSSGAKFISYGLFAKIFFADILLTIQQKVVKAEQAIHLQDNLFSIFSYSFVIYYDFWAYSLIAIGLGQFMSINLPRNFHEPYLSTSPKEFWRRWHTTLSFWLRDYVYLRLGGNRCYIRNILIVFFAVGVWHGAGLNFMAWGIYHSLWVIVYHLTRPAWDAMWKPLQIAITFVIVSFGWPLFYLDIMGYFSLMGNLLDWNLDAPAIVNASKWGLLGMIALWTFSMRENRWLFNHEKHWFFDSPYLWAALAFIAVLFFSYGRTFIYFVF, encoded by the coding sequence ATGAATTTTAGTTCGGATATTTTCATTTTCTTGTTTCTTCCGTCCTGTGTTTGTATATTTTTTCTGGTTGCACCAAGGCTCCGTATCGTTGTTGTTTTAGGTTTTTCGTTGTTGTTTTATGGCGCATCAGGGATGTTGCCGTTGTTGTTATTGGTTGCGAGTTCTGTCTGGGCCTATTTCATAGCCCCTCAGATACAAAAACGAAAATGGGTGGCTTGGTTTGCCGTCGTTCCTCCCTTGGCGGCGCTTTATTTATTTAAATATCTGGATTTTTCGTTGACATTAACCGGCGCTGAGGACGTTCGGAGCAGCTTGTATTTTATTTTGTCGATCAGCATGCCCGCCGGAATCAGTTTTTACACTTTTCAAATTATTGGGTATTTAATCGATGTTTATGACGGGAGACTCAAGCCAGAAAAGAACCTGTTGCAATTCTGCGCGTTCATTTCATTTTTCCCACAATTGATAGCGGGCCCCATTTTAAGATACGACCAGATTTGTAGCCAACTGGAACGGTTGGATCAAAAAGGTAAGATTCCTGCCGATTTTTCTTCAGGAGCCAAGTTTATATCATATGGTCTTTTTGCCAAAATTTTCTTTGCCGACATTTTACTCACCATCCAGCAAAAGGTGGTTAAGGCGGAGCAGGCTATCCATCTTCAGGACAACTTGTTCAGTATTTTCAGTTATTCTTTTGTTATTTATTATGATTTCTGGGCCTATTCCTTAATTGCGATCGGTTTGGGACAGTTCATGTCTATCAACCTTCCCCGTAATTTTCATGAGCCTTATTTATCGACGAGCCCTAAAGAATTCTGGCGTCGCTGGCATACGACGCTTTCGTTTTGGCTTCGGGATTATGTTTATCTGCGGCTGGGTGGGAATCGTTGCTATATTCGTAATATCTTGATCGTTTTTTTTGCGGTGGGCGTGTGGCATGGAGCTGGATTAAATTTTATGGCCTGGGGTATCTATCATTCGCTTTGGGTGATTGTTTATCATTTGACGCGTCCGGCCTGGGATGCAATGTGGAAGCCCCTGCAAATTGCCATTACATTTGTTATCGTCAGTTTTGGCTGGCCACTGTTTTATCTTGATATAATGGGCTATTTCAGCTTGATGGGGAATTTACTGGATTGGAATCTGGATGCTCCCGCAATTGTGAATGCGAGTAAGTGGGGGTTGCTTGGAATGATTGCACTTTGGACTTTTTCAATGAGAGAAAATCGCTGGCTGTTCAACCATGAAAAACATTGGTTTTTTGACAGCCCCTATTTGTGGGCGGCGCTCGCTTTTATAGCTGTATTGTTTTTTTCATATGGACGCACGTTTATATATTTTGTTTTTTAA
- the cysC gene encoding adenylyl-sulfate kinase, with protein MAKPTQTTAHLTNHRRSVNPEEREQANGHRGVIVWFTGFSNSGKSTLANKIDQILFQQGCKSIVLDGDNVRYGINSDLGFSRKDRKENIRRVGEVAKLFVSSGMITLTACISPYQDDREKVRRLVQEDQFFEIYCKCPIEKCEERDSKGIYKKARAGLIKNFTGISAPYEPPVNPDLILETNHDSLEVCTHKTLRLLETGNVFLESNKIPRHKNTI; from the coding sequence ATGGCAAAGCCTACTCAAACCACCGCCCATTTAACAAACCACCGCCGTTCTGTAAACCCTGAAGAAAGAGAACAAGCGAATGGTCACAGAGGCGTTATAGTCTGGTTCACCGGTTTTTCCAACTCAGGAAAATCCACCCTAGCCAACAAGATTGACCAAATTTTGTTCCAACAGGGCTGCAAGTCCATTGTGCTAGACGGGGACAACGTTCGCTACGGGATTAATTCGGATCTTGGATTTTCCCGGAAAGACCGAAAGGAAAATATACGCCGAGTTGGCGAAGTCGCAAAGTTGTTCGTATCTTCCGGCATGATCACCTTGACCGCCTGCATTTCACCCTACCAGGACGACCGTGAAAAGGTAAGGCGTCTGGTTCAGGAAGATCAATTTTTCGAAATTTACTGCAAGTGTCCAATCGAAAAGTGTGAAGAAAGAGATTCCAAAGGCATTTACAAAAAAGCGCGGGCTGGCCTTATCAAAAATTTTACCGGAATTTCAGCCCCCTATGAACCTCCAGTCAACCCCGACCTGATATTGGAAACCAACCATGATTCTCTGGAAGTTTGTACGCATAAAACGCTACGACTTTTGGAGACGGGAAATGTATTTCTTGAATCAAATAAAATCCCTCGCCATAAAAATACTATTTAG
- the pseB gene encoding UDP-N-acetylglucosamine 4,6-dehydratase (inverting) gives MASNFSDKTILVTGGSGSLGHELTEYLQSNFPPQKLIIFSRDEMKQFDMAKLFSQKNVQFILGDVRDKDSLKRACANVDYIIHAAAIKHVSSAEYNPFEAVKTNILGAQNVIDCAVEAGVQKVVALSTDKAVNPVNLYGATKLCADKIFLAGNAYSEGKTQFSIVRYGNVVGSRGSVVPIFLEKRKTGTLPVTDERMTRFWISLRQSVQFILRSMDRMLGGEVFVPKLPSMRVVDLAKAIAPECRLEVVGIRPGEKLHETLISEFDSRHTYEYDDFFVILPDYEWYQLNEWQLKGGKVVENFSYSSVENSHWLDSEAISKILETLPV, from the coding sequence ATGGCATCTAATTTTTCAGATAAAACCATTTTGGTCACAGGTGGAAGCGGTTCTTTGGGCCATGAGCTTACAGAGTACCTTCAAAGCAATTTTCCTCCCCAAAAGTTGATTATTTTCAGCCGGGATGAAATGAAACAGTTTGATATGGCTAAACTATTTTCTCAGAAAAATGTTCAGTTTATTTTGGGAGATGTTCGCGATAAAGACAGTTTGAAGCGCGCCTGCGCTAATGTGGATTACATCATCCATGCGGCGGCGATCAAGCACGTGAGTTCGGCGGAGTACAATCCATTCGAAGCTGTAAAGACCAATATTCTGGGAGCACAGAATGTGATTGATTGTGCCGTGGAAGCGGGAGTCCAGAAAGTGGTGGCTCTGAGCACGGATAAGGCGGTCAACCCGGTCAATTTGTATGGGGCGACGAAACTGTGCGCCGACAAGATTTTTCTGGCTGGGAACGCCTACTCTGAAGGGAAAACCCAGTTCAGTATTGTGCGCTATGGCAATGTGGTTGGAAGCCGGGGTAGCGTGGTTCCCATTTTCCTTGAGAAACGAAAAACGGGAACCTTGCCGGTCACAGATGAGCGGATGACGCGATTCTGGATTTCTCTTCGTCAAAGCGTTCAATTTATATTGAGGTCTATGGATCGAATGTTGGGCGGCGAAGTCTTTGTTCCCAAACTGCCGAGTATGAGGGTGGTGGATCTTGCGAAAGCGATTGCCCCTGAATGTCGGCTGGAAGTCGTTGGAATCCGTCCTGGGGAGAAACTACATGAAACCTTGATAAGCGAATTTGATTCCCGCCACACATATGAATACGATGATTTTTTTGTGATTCTTCCGGATTATGAATGGTATCAGTTGAACGAGTGGCAATTGAAGGGAGGGAAGGTTGTGGAAAACTTTTCGTATTCAAGCGTTGAAAATTCTCATTGGCTGGACTCGGAAGCGATTTCAAAAATTTTGGAGACGTTGCCTGTTTGA
- the hisH gene encoding imidazole glycerol phosphate synthase subunit HisH yields MKRVSVIDFGLGNLLSVCRAFEKFDAEVELVDHPRQILDADRLVLPGVGAFGEGMDGLIRKELVEPILEYANKDRPFLGICLGMQLMLDFSSEFERREGLGLIPGAVVAIPKLNSDGQVAKIPHIGWSSLRLPQLSPDWTQTVLCDNEPGDDMYFVHSYQAIPQFEANRLADIDYNGERISAAIFKGNLVGCQFHPEKSGPVGLRIIRAFLK; encoded by the coding sequence ATGAAGCGAGTTTCCGTCATTGATTTTGGCTTGGGGAATTTGTTGAGCGTTTGCCGCGCCTTTGAGAAATTCGACGCGGAGGTTGAACTGGTCGATCACCCTCGGCAAATCCTCGACGCTGACAGGCTGGTTCTTCCGGGCGTGGGGGCCTTTGGCGAGGGTATGGACGGCTTGATTCGTAAAGAGTTGGTCGAGCCAATTCTGGAATATGCTAACAAAGATCGCCCTTTTCTTGGGATTTGCCTGGGGATGCAATTGATGCTGGATTTCAGTAGTGAGTTCGAACGCCGTGAAGGTCTGGGTTTGATCCCCGGCGCCGTAGTTGCGATCCCAAAATTAAATTCCGATGGTCAAGTTGCGAAAATCCCTCATATTGGTTGGAGTTCTTTGCGCTTACCTCAATTGTCTCCCGATTGGACTCAAACGGTTTTATGCGACAATGAACCGGGAGATGATATGTATTTTGTTCATTCATATCAGGCGATTCCTCAGTTCGAAGCGAACCGACTGGCCGACATTGATTATAACGGGGAGAGGATTTCTGCGGCGATCTTCAAGGGAAACCTTGTTGGCTGTCAGTTTCACCCGGAAAAAAGCGGCCCCGTCGGCTTGAGAATCATTCGCGCTTTTCTAAAGTAA
- the hisF gene encoding imidazole glycerol phosphate synthase subunit HisF: MADLRLIARLDIKGSHLIKGVQLEGVRKIGDPNVFAKKYYDSGIDEILYTDNVASLYGRNSLFDIIRQATRDIFVPMTVGGGLRNLQDVETALRSGADKVAINTAAIQEPGLIAEASRKFGSQCIVLSIQAKMNAGDSWEAYCENGREHTGLDAVQWAVKGVELGAGEILLTSVDREGTCKGFDVDLVKAVSRAVSVPVIASGGMGRLEDLRDVVCGGGADAVAMAHVLHYGKLSVSDVRCYASKQGLGVRSVVNRI; the protein is encoded by the coding sequence ATGGCAGATCTCAGATTAATAGCCCGCCTTGACATCAAAGGTTCCCATTTGATCAAGGGCGTTCAGTTGGAAGGGGTGCGTAAAATCGGCGACCCCAATGTGTTTGCAAAAAAATATTACGATAGTGGTATTGATGAAATTTTATACACGGACAATGTCGCCAGTTTGTACGGCCGGAACAGTTTGTTTGATATCATTCGGCAAGCCACTCGGGATATATTTGTGCCGATGACGGTCGGGGGTGGGTTGCGGAATTTGCAGGATGTTGAAACGGCCCTGCGCTCTGGAGCAGATAAGGTAGCGATCAATACCGCGGCTATTCAAGAGCCGGGATTGATTGCCGAAGCCTCAAGAAAGTTTGGTTCTCAGTGCATCGTTTTGTCGATTCAGGCAAAGATGAACGCCGGGGATTCCTGGGAGGCTTATTGCGAAAACGGTCGCGAGCATACTGGACTGGATGCGGTTCAGTGGGCGGTGAAGGGCGTCGAACTGGGGGCGGGTGAAATTCTTTTGACCTCGGTGGACCGGGAAGGGACTTGTAAAGGATTCGACGTTGATCTGGTCAAGGCGGTCTCCCGCGCCGTCTCGGTTCCTGTGATTGCGAGCGGAGGAATGGGGCGTCTGGAGGATTTGCGGGATGTGGTTTGTGGGGGTGGAGCCGATGCGGTTGCGATGGCTCATGTTTTACATTATGGCAAATTGTCGGTTTCGGATGTTCGATGCTATGCGTCAAAGCAGGGCCTTGGCGTAAGATCGGTTGTGAACCGGATATGA
- a CDS encoding MBOAT family protein — protein MLFNSFEYIFAFLPLTFFAYFYFAGRINFPAAKCTLVFASLFFYSWWNIAYLPLLLFSVLFNFGVSVYLSSSSDKLFRKLSLIIGISGNLTLLGYFKYADFFLQTGNLIFQTRFAELNLLLPLAISFFTFQQIAFLVDCYRNETITGNFLDYCLFVTFFPQLIAGPIVHHKEMMPQFAALENRGPHYKNIATGIFVFVLGLFKKVVIADTFATWATPGFDQSSTLTFLEGWATSLSYTFQLYFDFSGYTDMALGAALLFNIRLPINFNSPYKALDIADFWRRWHMTLGRFFKDYVYIPLGGNRHSAPITLRNLLITFFLVGLWHGQEWMFVFWGLLHGAAMVVHRMWKKLNSPLPGFLAWFITFNFINISWVFFRATSWPDAMKVLKAMFGFNGIDFSHFEYFPEIGVAVYGVLLLSIFYTVTLTKNSNSFYENFSYTPKMLLIFFALFSISYINISQTSEFLYFRF, from the coding sequence ATGTTATTTAATTCATTCGAATATATATTCGCTTTCCTTCCTCTGACATTTTTCGCATATTTTTATTTTGCAGGCCGAATCAACTTTCCCGCCGCGAAATGCACGCTGGTTTTTGCATCTTTATTTTTCTATAGCTGGTGGAATATCGCCTATCTCCCACTTTTACTTTTTTCGGTATTATTCAACTTTGGCGTCAGTGTTTACTTATCAAGTTCAAGCGACAAACTCTTTCGCAAGCTATCTCTCATCATTGGGATTTCAGGGAATCTCACTCTGCTCGGATACTTCAAATACGCCGATTTTTTCCTTCAGACCGGGAATCTGATATTCCAAACCCGATTTGCTGAGTTGAATCTGTTGCTCCCTTTAGCGATCAGTTTTTTCACATTTCAACAAATCGCTTTCCTTGTGGACTGCTACCGAAATGAAACGATCACGGGAAATTTTCTCGATTATTGCCTGTTTGTCACTTTCTTCCCTCAGCTCATTGCTGGACCCATCGTTCACCACAAAGAAATGATGCCGCAGTTCGCCGCTCTCGAAAACAGAGGGCCTCACTATAAGAATATTGCGACCGGAATTTTTGTCTTCGTTTTAGGCTTGTTTAAAAAAGTGGTGATTGCAGACACCTTTGCGACCTGGGCGACGCCGGGATTCGATCAATCCTCCACCCTGACCTTCCTCGAAGGCTGGGCGACTTCGCTCTCCTACACATTCCAGCTTTACTTTGATTTTAGCGGATACACAGACATGGCGCTGGGCGCGGCGCTGTTATTCAACATCCGTCTGCCCATCAATTTCAATTCACCCTATAAGGCGTTGGATATCGCCGACTTTTGGCGACGATGGCATATGACGCTGGGCCGATTTTTCAAAGATTATGTTTACATACCTCTGGGAGGCAACCGACACAGCGCGCCAATCACCCTGCGTAACCTGCTCATCACTTTTTTTCTTGTCGGCTTGTGGCACGGACAGGAATGGATGTTTGTTTTTTGGGGACTGCTCCATGGAGCGGCGATGGTCGTTCACCGGATGTGGAAAAAGCTGAACTCCCCTCTTCCCGGTTTTCTCGCCTGGTTTATCACCTTCAACTTCATCAATATCTCCTGGGTATTTTTTCGAGCCACCTCATGGCCAGACGCTATGAAAGTTCTGAAAGCGATGTTTGGATTCAATGGAATCGATTTCTCTCATTTTGAATATTTCCCGGAAATCGGCGTCGCAGTTTATGGAGTCCTTCTTCTTTCAATTTTCTACACAGTGACGTTGACAAAGAACTCAAATTCTTTTTATGAAAACTTTTCTTACACTCCAAAAATGCTATTGATATTTTTCGCACTGTTTTCCATTTCCTACATCAATATCAGCCAGACTTCTGAATTTTTATATTTTAGGTTCTGA
- a CDS encoding N-acetyl sugar amidotransferase — MEIIKKPQPVDFSEFAPDNSNPRTMWGLPQEIKYCKKCGYINQKPNSAQEYKHTRDIKKETLPFNEEGVCIACVHNASKHQSINWDEREKMLWEVCDRYRSKDGSYDCLVPGSGGKDSFYTAYELKYKFGMHPLTVTWAPHIYTDWGWDNLRAWIHSGFDNYLFNPNGKVHRLLTRLATENLFHPFQPFILGQFYFPVKMAMKFNIQLLFYGENAAEYGNSLDENSTALKSWKYLSTEDPSQVYLGGVSISDLKKDFGMTSGDIAPYMPPNLDELLEKKIEVHHLGYYLKWHPQSNYYFAVENSGFKAAPERTPGTYSKYAGIDDKIDDFNFYTLHVKFGIGRATYDASQEVRMGDIERDEAIALIRRYDGEYPERFAEEIFEYLSLPEKDFPIPSKMFESPLVDRAYFEALTNQFRSPHLWKYEDGQWRLRLSIWEQK; from the coding sequence ATGGAGATCATTAAAAAGCCGCAACCGGTCGATTTTTCTGAATTTGCACCGGACAATAGCAATCCCCGTACGATGTGGGGATTGCCGCAGGAAATCAAGTATTGCAAGAAATGCGGCTACATCAATCAGAAACCGAATTCGGCGCAGGAATACAAACACACCCGCGATATAAAAAAAGAGACGCTTCCTTTCAATGAGGAAGGCGTTTGTATCGCCTGCGTTCACAATGCGAGTAAACACCAGTCCATCAATTGGGATGAGCGCGAAAAAATGTTGTGGGAAGTGTGCGATCGTTACCGAAGCAAAGATGGAAGTTACGATTGTTTGGTTCCCGGGTCGGGAGGTAAGGATAGTTTTTACACAGCCTATGAATTGAAATACAAGTTCGGGATGCATCCGTTGACGGTGACCTGGGCGCCCCACATTTATACCGATTGGGGCTGGGACAATCTGCGCGCGTGGATTCATTCCGGTTTTGACAATTATTTGTTCAATCCGAATGGAAAGGTGCATCGTTTGCTCACCCGCCTGGCGACGGAAAATTTGTTTCATCCATTTCAGCCATTCATTCTGGGGCAGTTCTACTTCCCTGTCAAAATGGCGATGAAATTCAATATCCAGTTGTTGTTCTATGGAGAGAATGCGGCGGAGTACGGAAATTCATTGGATGAAAACAGCACGGCATTGAAAAGCTGGAAGTACCTTTCCACAGAAGATCCGTCTCAAGTGTATTTAGGAGGCGTATCGATCAGCGATTTGAAAAAGGATTTTGGTATGACATCGGGAGATATTGCCCCTTACATGCCGCCGAATCTGGACGAGTTGCTGGAGAAAAAAATCGAAGTGCATCATTTGGGCTATTATTTGAAGTGGCACCCCCAGTCGAATTATTATTTTGCGGTGGAGAACAGCGGTTTCAAGGCCGCTCCCGAGCGCACTCCGGGGACCTATAGCAAGTACGCGGGAATCGACGATAAGATTGACGATTTCAATTTCTATACCCTGCATGTCAAGTTTGGTATTGGTCGCGCCACCTATGACGCCAGTCAGGAAGTTCGTATGGGCGATATCGAAAGGGACGAGGCCATTGCTTTGATTCGTCGTTACGATGGTGAGTACCCGGAAAGATTCGCCGAAGAGATTTTTGAGTATCTGAGTTTGCCTGAAAAAGATTTTCCAATTCCCTCTAAAATGTTTGAATCGCCTTTGGTGGATCGCGCTTATTTTGAAGCGTTGACGAATCAGTTCCGGTCGCCTCACCTCTGGAAATATGAGGATGGCCAATGGCGATTGCGTTTGTCTATTTGGGAACAGAAATAG
- a CDS encoding SDR family oxidoreductase: protein MSAGKMKAAFDLTGKTAVVTGGAGILGKEFCRGLAEFGAQVAIVDVNAEGVEATAEILRKDYSCKCLPVVADLTDPDSIRSMVDGVIGEFGSIDILHNNAAWKSDDLDGFYAPFEEYDYKIWRQVMAVNIDAMFLVAQAVGKEMLKNENGGSVIQTSSIYGVMGPDQRIYEGSEYMGRQISSPACYSVSKAAVLGLTQYLAAYWGDKGIRVNSISPGGVESGQNETFKSRYGARIPMGRMARSNEMVGALIFLASDASSYITGENIMIDGGLSAW, encoded by the coding sequence ATGAGCGCTGGAAAAATGAAGGCGGCTTTTGATTTAACGGGAAAGACTGCGGTGGTGACGGGCGGAGCGGGAATCCTGGGGAAAGAATTTTGCCGGGGATTGGCGGAGTTTGGAGCGCAGGTGGCGATTGTGGACGTCAATGCCGAAGGCGTTGAAGCGACGGCGGAAATTTTGCGCAAGGATTATTCCTGCAAGTGCCTTCCGGTCGTTGCCGATTTAACGGATCCCGATTCCATTCGATCCATGGTCGATGGGGTGATTGGCGAGTTTGGTTCTATTGATATACTGCATAACAACGCGGCCTGGAAATCGGATGATCTGGACGGTTTTTACGCTCCCTTTGAGGAATACGACTACAAGATATGGCGTCAGGTGATGGCGGTCAATATTGACGCGATGTTTCTGGTTGCCCAGGCTGTGGGCAAGGAAATGTTGAAGAATGAAAACGGCGGAAGCGTGATACAGACCAGCTCAATTTACGGAGTGATGGGGCCGGATCAACGAATCTACGAAGGTTCCGAGTACATGGGGCGGCAAATCAGTTCACCCGCTTGTTACAGCGTTTCGAAAGCGGCCGTTCTGGGCCTGACGCAATATTTGGCGGCTTATTGGGGCGATAAAGGGATTCGCGTCAACTCGATCAGTCCGGGCGGAGTGGAGAGTGGTCAGAATGAAACCTTCAAATCCCGTTACGGCGCCCGGATACCGATGGGCCGCATGGCAAGATCCAACGAGATGGTGGGGGCCTTGATATTTCTTGCTTCAGACGCTTCGAGTTATATTACCGGGGAGAATATTATGATTGATGGCGGACTGAGCGCATGGTAA